One region of Limnospira fusiformis SAG 85.79 genomic DNA includes:
- a CDS encoding O-linked N-acetylglucosamine transferase, SPINDLY family protein: MTSDLVAEIRQQAEKYLHNCQYQQAIRYYEAAIEAEPNNKYYYFYLGLMLLLEGQEEEAQITWLLAINEEDIEPVEYWSNELSNILYQEANRQAQLENHQLAWVIRQHLRELNPTDIHNLLALIDLSIAINAYTPDIIKDYGIIDILQNSSLSANINQELLIRVTEKVLQVATLEPSSLELLTAMIPYVTSEEKFIRVIIDMTFDLARTAHQHLKAIELCQIGLQLAPRSRELLNSLAALFTDIGDYPQGIEYAKRAYSVVETIPEKLCQSFTILKALLTAGGYWDELWDVVEQHKLLIDQLIVEHPKNLGTSSMGVGLYTTSFYFPYIVDNPRENLSMRKQICQVCQSNVEIAFPQLITKFRGRHTSLRQGVQPSPRKLKIGYVSSCLRRHSVGWLARSLWKYGDRHNFEIYTYMTEYRVFYDPIQEWYIANSDHIHKYSSVKIDLAEQIYADQIDILVDMDSLTTSNMSAIMALKPAPIQVTWLGWDASAVPTVDYFIADPYVLPENAQEYYQETIWRLPQTYLAVDGFEVSVPTMTRADLEIPDDAIVYLGLQRGPKYNPHIAKLQLEILREVPNSYFLVKGFGQQDSLNQFFFDIANQQGITRERIKFITPVKLEEEHRANLLIADVVLDTYPYNGATTTMETLWMGIPLVTRVGEQFAARNSYTMMMNAGITEGIAWTDEEYVEWGVRLGTDERLRQDISWKLRKSRRTAPLWNGKQFTRDMEKAYQEMWQRYIDGGSC; the protein is encoded by the coding sequence ATGACCAGTGATTTAGTAGCCGAGATTCGTCAGCAAGCCGAAAAGTATCTCCATAATTGCCAATACCAGCAGGCGATTAGATATTATGAAGCAGCTATTGAGGCAGAACCTAATAATAAGTATTATTATTTTTATCTGGGTTTGATGTTGCTGCTAGAAGGTCAAGAGGAAGAAGCCCAAATCACCTGGTTGTTAGCTATCAATGAGGAAGATATAGAACCGGTTGAGTATTGGAGTAATGAATTAAGTAATATTCTCTACCAAGAAGCTAATCGGCAAGCCCAATTAGAAAATCATCAATTAGCCTGGGTGATTCGCCAACATCTTAGAGAACTGAATCCCACAGACATTCATAATTTGCTGGCTTTAATTGATTTGTCAATTGCCATTAATGCCTATACCCCAGATATCATCAAAGACTATGGAATTATTGACATCTTACAAAATAGCTCCTTGAGTGCAAATATTAATCAGGAGTTATTAATCAGAGTTACCGAAAAAGTCTTGCAGGTTGCCACCCTAGAACCCTCATCTTTAGAGTTGCTAACAGCGATGATACCTTATGTTACTAGTGAGGAAAAATTTATCAGAGTCATTATAGATATGACCTTTGATTTAGCCCGTACCGCACATCAACATTTAAAAGCCATAGAGTTATGCCAGATAGGTTTACAGTTAGCACCAAGAAGTAGAGAATTACTGAATTCTCTTGCTGCACTATTTACTGATATAGGGGACTATCCCCAAGGCATAGAATATGCTAAACGTGCCTATTCAGTGGTGGAAACTATACCGGAAAAACTGTGCCAAAGTTTCACCATTCTCAAAGCCCTACTCACTGCGGGTGGATACTGGGATGAACTGTGGGATGTTGTTGAACAACACAAGTTATTAATTGACCAATTGATTGTTGAACATCCTAAGAATCTGGGAACTTCATCAATGGGGGTTGGTCTTTATACAACCTCTTTTTATTTTCCCTATATAGTCGATAATCCTCGGGAAAATCTCTCGATGAGAAAACAAATTTGTCAGGTATGTCAATCTAACGTGGAAATAGCCTTTCCGCAGCTAATTACCAAATTTCGGGGTCGCCATACAAGTTTGCGGCAGGGGGTACAACCATCCCCAAGGAAACTAAAGATTGGGTATGTTTCATCTTGTTTGAGGAGGCACTCGGTCGGTTGGCTGGCTCGTAGTTTATGGAAATATGGCGATCGCCATAACTTTGAAATTTACACTTACATGACCGAATACAGAGTTTTTTACGATCCGATTCAAGAATGGTATATTGCTAACTCTGACCACATACATAAATATAGTTCTGTCAAGATAGACTTAGCCGAGCAAATTTATGCTGATCAAATAGATATCCTAGTGGATATGGATAGCTTGACCACTTCCAATATGAGTGCGATAATGGCACTCAAACCAGCTCCCATACAAGTGACTTGGCTCGGTTGGGATGCTTCAGCAGTGCCAACAGTTGATTATTTTATTGCTGATCCCTATGTGTTGCCAGAAAATGCTCAAGAATATTATCAGGAAACTATCTGGAGGCTACCTCAAACCTATTTAGCTGTGGATGGTTTTGAAGTATCTGTACCCACCATGACCCGTGCTGATTTAGAAATTCCTGATGATGCAATAGTTTATCTAGGGTTGCAAAGAGGCCCTAAGTACAATCCCCACATCGCCAAGTTGCAATTGGAGATTTTAAGGGAAGTTCCCAATAGTTATTTTCTGGTCAAGGGATTTGGTCAACAAGATTCTTTAAATCAGTTCTTTTTTGACATCGCCAATCAACAAGGAATAACTAGGGAGAGAATTAAATTTATTACGCCCGTAAAATTGGAAGAAGAACATCGTGCTAATTTACTTATAGCAGATGTGGTGCTGGATACCTACCCCTACAACGGCGCAACCACCACCATGGAAACCCTGTGGATGGGTATTCCTCTGGTGACTAGGGTAGGGGAACAGTTTGCAGCCCGCAATAGTTATACCATGATGATGAATGCTGGTATCACCGAGGGTATTGCTTGGACTGATGAGGAATATGTGGAGTGGGGGGTTCGTCTGGGAACGGATGAAAGGTTGCGCCAAGATATCTCCTGGAAACTACGCAAGTCTAGGCGGACTGCTCCTTTGTGGAATGGCAAGCAGTTTACCCGCGACATGGAAAAAGCCTATCAGGAAATGTGGCAGCGGTATATTGACGGTGGCAGTTGTTAG